The Alphaproteobacteria bacterium sequence CCAGCCGATTGAGCCCCGTGCCGGCCCCGGCCCGGCGCCGGGCTCCAGCGTGCAGTCCCAATCGCTGGCGTTGGCATCCGCCGGCAGCACGCGCACGCCGTGTTCGGCCGCATCGCGCACGATCTGCGCCGGGGCGTAGAAGCCCAGCGGCTGGCTGTTCAGCAGGGCGGCCGCGAACACTTCCGGATAATGGCATTTCAGCCAGGACGAGACATAGACCAGCAGGGCGAAACTGGCCGCATGGCTTTCGGGAAAGCCGTAAGTGCCGAAGCCCTCGATCTGCTTGAAGCAGCGCTCGGCAAAGTCGCGGTCATAGCCGCGCGCGACCATGCCGCCGACCATCTTGTCGTAGAATTTGCCGATGTCGCCGCCGCGTTTGAACGTGGCCATGGCCCGGCGCAGCCGGTCGGCCTCGTCCGGGGTGAAGCCGGCGGCGACGATGGCGATCTTCATCGCCTGTTCCTGGAACAGCGGCACGCCCAGGGTCTTGCCCAGCACCCGTTCCAGGTCCGGCGAGGGGAATTCCACCTTCTCCCGGCCCTCGCGCCGGCGCAGATAGGGGTGGACCATGTCGCCCTGGATCGGCCCGGGCCGGACGATGGCGACCTCGATCACCAGATCGTAGAAATTGCGCGGCTTCAGGCGGGCCAGCATCGACATCTGCGCCCGGCTTTCCACCTGGAACGTGCCGAGGGAATCGGCGCGCGACAGCATTTCATAGGTGGCCCAGTCGCCCTCCGGCAGGCTGGCAAGGCCCAGGTCGCGGCCATAGTCGGTGCGCAACAGGTCGAACGCCTTGCGCACGCAGGTCAGCATGCCGAGGCCCAGCACATCCACCTTCAGAATGCCGAGCGCGTCGATGTCGTCCTTGTCCCATTCGATCACCGTGCGCTCGGCCATGGCGGCGTTCTCGACCGGCACCAGCGCCTCCAGGCTGTCGCGGGCGATGACGAAGCCGCCGGTGTGCTGCGAGAGATGGCGCGGAAAGCCCATCAGCTCGCGCGCCAGCGTCAGGGTCAGGGCGATGCGCCGGTCGGTCGGGTCCAGGCCGGCCTCGGCCACGCGCTGTTCCACCACGTCGGTGTCGTGCGAGCCCCAGAGGCGGCCGCCGATCGCGCCCACCGTGTCCGGCGACAGGCCCATGGCCTTGCCCACATCGCGCAGCGCGCCGCGGCCGCGATAGGTGACGACCGTCGCCGTCAGCCCGGCCCGGTCGCGGCCATAGCGGCGATAGAGATACTGGATCACCTCCTCGCGCCGTTCGTGCTCGAAATCGACGTCGATGTCCGGCGGCTCGTCGCGGGCGGCGGAGACGAAGCGCTCGAACAGCAGGTCGATGCGCGCCGGATCGACCGCGGTCACGCCCAGGCAGTAGCACACGGCCGAATTCGCCGCCGAGCCCCGCCCCTGGCAGAGAATGCCCTGGCTGCGGGCAAAGCGGACGATGTCGGTGACCGTCAGGAAATAGGGCGCATAGCCCAGCGTCTCGATCAGGCGCAGCTCGCCCGCGATGGCATCCGTCACCTTGGCCGGCACGCCCGCCGGATAGCGCCGGGCCGCGCCCTCGCGGGTCAGGCGGGCCAGGGTCTGCTGGGCGGTCTCGCCTGCGACCAGGATTTCCGCCGGGTATTCGTAGCGCAGTTCGTCCAGCGAGAAGGTACAGCGCTCCGCCAACGTCCGCGTGTGGGCGAGCGCCTCCGGCCGTTCGCGGAACAGGCGGGCCATTTCCGCCGGCGGTTTCAGGTGGCGCTCCGCATGGGCGGCCAGAAGGAAGCCGGCCCGGTCGATGGGGGTGCGGTGGCGGATGCAGGCCAGCACGTCCGCCAGTGGCTTGCGGCCGGGGGCATGCATCAGCGGCCGGTTGGTCGCCAAGAGCGGCAGCCGGTGCCGGTCCGCCAGTGCTGCGTCCCCTGCCAAGCCGTCGCTGCCGTCGAAGCGCGGATGCGTGGCGAGATAGAGGTTATGGCCCAGTTCGCCCTTCAGCCGCGCCGCCAGCGCATCGGCGTCGTCCGCGGCGGGGATCGTCTCCGGCAGCAGGGCGAGTGCCAGCCCTTCGGCCTGCTCCAGCATGTCGGCGAGGTCGAGCCAGCAGGCACCCTTCGGCGCCCGCCGCCGGCCGCGGCTGATCAGGCGCGAGAGGCGGGCATAGGCGGCGCGGTCCTCGGGCCAGGCGAGCAGGCTCGGCCCGTCCGGCGGTCGCGGCCGCTGGTCCGGACCCAGCGGTTTGGCCGCGTAAGCCGCCACGTCCCGCACCAGGTCCAGCCGGGCGCCGACCACATAGCGCAGCCCCGCCCGCCGGGCCGCCACATGGCCGCGCACCACGCCGGCCAGGCTGTTGCGGTCGCAGATCGCCAGCGCCGAAAGCCCGAGCGCCGCCGCGGCCACGGCCAGTTCGTCCGGGTGCGAGGCGCCTTCCAGGAAGCTGAAATTGCTCTGCGCGCCGAGTTCGGCATAGGCGGCCATCGCACCCCGTCCCGGCTTATGCCGTCACC is a genomic window containing:
- a CDS encoding error-prone DNA polymerase, with translation MAAYAELGAQSNFSFLEGASHPDELAVAAAALGLSALAICDRNSLAGVVRGHVAARRAGLRYVVGARLDLVRDVAAYAAKPLGPDQRPRPPDGPSLLAWPEDRAAYARLSRLISRGRRRAPKGACWLDLADMLEQAEGLALALLPETIPAADDADALAARLKGELGHNLYLATHPRFDGSDGLAGDAALADRHRLPLLATNRPLMHAPGRKPLADVLACIRHRTPIDRAGFLLAAHAERHLKPPAEMARLFRERPEALAHTRTLAERCTFSLDELRYEYPAEILVAGETAQQTLARLTREGAARRYPAGVPAKVTDAIAGELRLIETLGYAPYFLTVTDIVRFARSQGILCQGRGSAANSAVCYCLGVTAVDPARIDLLFERFVSAARDEPPDIDVDFEHERREEVIQYLYRRYGRDRAGLTATVVTYRGRGALRDVGKAMGLSPDTVGAIGGRLWGSHDTDVVEQRVAEAGLDPTDRRIALTLTLARELMGFPRHLSQHTGGFVIARDSLEALVPVENAAMAERTVIEWDKDDIDALGILKVDVLGLGMLTCVRKAFDLLRTDYGRDLGLASLPEGDWATYEMLSRADSLGTFQVESRAQMSMLARLKPRNFYDLVIEVAIVRPGPIQGDMVHPYLRRREGREKVEFPSPDLERVLGKTLGVPLFQEQAMKIAIVAAGFTPDEADRLRRAMATFKRGGDIGKFYDKMVGGMVARGYDRDFAERCFKQIEGFGTYGFPESHAASFALLVYVSSWLKCHYPEVFAAALLNSQPLGFYAPAQIVRDAAEHGVRVLPADANASDWDCTLEPGAGPGPARGSIGWGVTAARPERSLRLGLRQIKGLREADAAALVAARPAGGYGAVAELRARAGLSAAALERLAEADAFGSLGLNRRQALWAVRALPPSVEDLPLFAAAGEGRAEPAVLLPEASLGEQVAEDYRRQRLTLRRHPLALLRPRLPEAAPSNRLPHLPADRPVTVAGLVLVRQRPGSAKGVIFATLEDETGIANVIVWPKVFEAHRAIVMGARLLWVRGRLQREGLVIHVVAERLEDRSHWLGDLDGPPTPADTAVRPEQGRKRFPVPSRDFH